One Melanotaenia boesemani isolate fMelBoe1 chromosome 8, fMelBoe1.pri, whole genome shotgun sequence DNA segment encodes these proteins:
- the LOC121643842 gene encoding properdin-like, translating to MMETLQVLLVCSLLLVSVEHSESGQCFAYFNTTSGECTQDLGEAQKSQCCQNPTYGYRESDGECQFCGPPVWSPWTSWSLCNILCGGGVITRTRKCFGKSECENPKEKLHMEPCNSTCCSDKEGWAMWLEWSPCSVTCGGPALVGFRTRKRVCNSSPECGLACEGPSEQTEKCESLNKCPVHGIWSGWSQWSQCSGPCVDKRSSNVIMPIRTRQHTCSNPAPSTDTQPHGDSCPGDSSEQQDCIELPNCPVDGKWGAWLPLGPCSVTCGQGLQLSNRKCENPVPEYGGKYCEGESTKTSVCHSPCPVHGVWTNWSNWSECSAACILQGEIPKRTRRRSCTNPAPSSNPAGQPCNGEDSQVEDCTRLPYCPVNGNWGQWSSYTPCPVTCGMGQQVKTRTCDNPAAQHGGKECPGTSRETLTCSTNVQCPVNGVWSDWTAWGECYSPYEGRTINCKTSGGKNNRTRTCLHREHGGALCEGDQLSEIRVCYDVNGCPFKGKWDGWESWNYCTPPCGSASKRIRKRKCKPDYSEYRPTIRSKVATFVGKPDCGDPPDGIKSERQQCNNAPPC from the exons ATGATGGAGACTCtccaggtcctgctggtttGCAGTCTTCTGCTGGTCTCTGTCGAGCACTCag AGAGTGGGCAGTGTTTTGCTTATTTCAACACGACCTCAGGTGAATGTACCCAAGACCTCGGTGAGGCGCAGAAAAGTCAATGCTGCCAGAACCCAACCTACGGCTACCGGGAATCAGATGGAGAATGTCAGTTTTGTGG TCCTCCTGTGTGGTCTCCTTGGACTTCATGGTCCCTATGTAATATCCTATGTGGGGGTGGAGTAATAACAAGAACCAGGAAGTGCTTTGGCAAATCAGAGTGTGAGAACCCCAAGGAAAAGCTGCACATGGAACCATGCAATAGCACCTGCTGCAGTG ATAAGGAGGGGTGGGCCATGTGGCTCGAGTGGTCCCCCTGTTCCGTCACCTGCGGAGGACCTGCATTAGTTGGATTCAGGACAAGGAAGAGAGTCTGCAACAGTTCTCCTGAATGTGGATTGGCCTGCGAAGGTCCCTCAGAGCAGACGGAGAAATGTGAATCTCTTAACAAATGTCCAG TTCATGGTATTTGGTCTGGTTGGTCACAATGGTCTCAGTGCTCTGGTCCATGTGTTGATAAAAGAAGCAGCAATGTCATCATGCCTATAAGAACACGGCAACACACCTGTTCCAACCCAGCACCCTCTACTGATACACAGCCACATGGAGACAGTTGTCCTGGAGACAGTTCCGAGCAGCAGGACTGCATCGAGCTACCCAACTGTCCAG TGGACGGTAAATGGGGGGCATGGCTTCCACTTGGACCGTGCTCTGTCACGTGTGGGCAGGGACTACAGCTATCAAATAGGAAGTGTGAAAACCCAGTACCTGAATATGGTGGGAAATACTGTGAAGGGGAAAGCACTAAGACCAGCGTCTGTCACAGTCCCTGTCCTG TCCACGGGGTCTGGACCAATTGGTCAAACTGGAGCGAGTGTTCAGCTGCCTGTATCCTACAAGGTGAAATTCCCAAAAGGACTCGTCGCCGTTCGTGTACTAACCCCGCCCCTTCATCCAACCCAGCAGGCCAACCTTGCAATGGTGAAGACAGCCAGGTGGAGGACTGTACACGCCTGCCTTACTGCCCAG TGAATGGCAATTGGGGGCAATGGTCATCCTATACTCCCTGTCCTGTTACCTGTGGAATGGGCCAACAGGTGAAAACCAGGACATGTGATAATCCTGCCGCCCAACATGGCGGCAAAGAATGTCCTGGAACCAGTCGTGAAACCTTAACCTGCTCAACCAACGTCCAGTGTCCAG TGAATGGTGTGTGGTCAGACTGGACAGCATGGGGTGAGTGCTATTCTCCTTACGAAGGTCGAACTATCAATTGTAAAACAAGTGGCGGCAAGAATAATCGGACTCGCACCTGTCTCCATCGTGAACATGGTGGTGCCCTCTGTGAGGGAGACCAGCTGTCGGAAATACGAGTCTGCTACGATGTCAATGGCTGTCCCT TCAAAGGTAAGTGGGACGGCTGGGAGTCATGGAATTATTGTACACCACCTTGTGGAAGTGCGTCGAAACGCATTAGGAAGAGAAAGTGTAAACCTGATTACAGTGAGTACAG GCCTACTATTCGCTCTAAGGTGGCAACATTTGTTGGAAAACCTGACTGTGGCGATCCACCTGATGGGATAAAAAGTGAGCGTCAGCAATGCAATAATGCTCCTCCCTGCTAA